From Planctomycetia bacterium, a single genomic window includes:
- a CDS encoding GspJ family type II secretion system protein, giving the protein MNAFRSRHKPKLQTRHGYTLLEVFLVLVITGVLIAAIASALNIHLRVAEVGRAEVEQAQLARALLRRIADDLRGAVPHVEPVASSAGSTDDAIAVAAASTTSTSGGVSSGSTGGAAPSSGSTGGTSSNSSGASGVQTLQPLKTLTTLSTLKPNSASSSTTATSGSISTSGSTSGKNSSGNSTETSAAETEAEPSTIKPPGIYGDQFSLQVDVSRLPSANGSATNLAGAATDAPGDVKTVGYFLSLSPAGTSGSAASGTTAMTGMGLYRQSSDRAAASYGSASGGAVGTGNAQLLAAEVAAIEFRYYDGTQWQTVWDSSGGTLPTAVEILLTLHPPEMPAVSSSSMLTQPQTYRSVVSIPAARASASSSSTGTDSSQSSSVETTK; this is encoded by the coding sequence ATGAATGCGTTCCGCTCCCGCCACAAACCCAAGCTTCAAACTCGACACGGCTACACGCTGCTGGAAGTTTTCTTGGTGCTCGTCATCACGGGCGTGTTGATCGCCGCGATCGCTTCGGCGTTGAACATCCATCTGCGCGTCGCCGAAGTCGGGCGGGCGGAAGTGGAGCAAGCGCAGTTGGCCCGCGCTTTATTGCGACGCATCGCCGACGACCTTCGCGGGGCGGTGCCGCACGTCGAGCCGGTTGCATCGAGCGCCGGTTCAACCGACGATGCCATCGCCGTAGCTGCCGCTTCGACAACGTCCACGTCGGGAGGCGTGAGTTCCGGATCGACCGGAGGCGCAGCTCCATCGAGCGGTTCGACCGGCGGGACTTCCTCCAATAGCTCCGGTGCGTCAGGCGTGCAAACTCTACAACCGCTCAAGACCTTGACGACTCTCAGCACGTTGAAGCCCAACTCGGCGTCATCGTCGACCACCGCAACATCCGGATCGATCTCAACGAGCGGAAGCACCTCCGGCAAGAATTCTTCCGGTAACTCCACGGAAACATCTGCCGCAGAGACCGAAGCGGAACCGTCGACAATTAAGCCGCCGGGAATTTACGGCGATCAATTTAGTTTGCAAGTCGATGTCAGTCGCTTGCCGAGCGCGAACGGCTCGGCGACGAATCTCGCAGGAGCCGCGACGGACGCTCCGGGCGATGTGAAAACCGTCGGCTACTTTCTCTCGTTGTCGCCCGCCGGCACAAGTGGAAGTGCAGCAAGCGGAACCACTGCTATGACCGGAATGGGACTCTATCGTCAAAGCTCCGATCGTGCCGCCGCAAGTTACGGCTCCGCAAGCGGCGGCGCAGTCGGAACCGGAAATGCTCAACTGCTCGCGGCAGAAGTCGCTGCGATCGAGTTTCGCTACTACGACGGCACGCAATGGCAAACCGTGTGGGACTCATCCGGCGGCACATTGCCGACCGCGGTGGAAATCCTGCTGACTCTTCATCCCCCCGAGATGCCGGCCGTCTCGTCCTCATCAATGCTCACGCAGCCGCAAACATACCGCTCGGTCGTAAGTATTCCGGCCGCACGAGCGTCGGCTTCTTCGTCTTCTACCGGTACCGACAGCTCTCAGTCGTCTTCCGTGGAGACCACGAAATGA
- a CDS encoding prepilin-type N-terminal cleavage/methylation domain-containing protein → MKRASRSSGFTLLEVLLALAILVGSLATIGVLAEQGLSSAHRAAAISKAQLHCESKLAEITAGIVAPTNVTVVPLETDPEWSYSVTATPNATDPTLLSVRVTLIENIPATRRPVEFSLVRWIIDPLTTTAGVGGTTSTSTPTGGGSQ, encoded by the coding sequence ATGAAGCGCGCCTCGCGAAGCTCCGGATTCACGTTGCTCGAAGTGTTGTTGGCTCTGGCGATTCTCGTCGGCAGCTTGGCGACGATCGGCGTTCTCGCCGAGCAAGGGTTGAGCAGCGCGCATCGGGCCGCCGCAATCTCGAAGGCGCAGCTCCACTGTGAGAGCAAGCTCGCCGAAATCACGGCAGGCATCGTCGCACCGACAAACGTGACCGTTGTGCCGCTGGAAACCGACCCTGAGTGGTCGTATTCGGTCACCGCGACACCGAACGCAACCGACCCGACGTTGCTTTCCGTTCGGGTGACGCTCATCGAAAACATCCCGGCTACGCGGCGGCCGGTGGAGTTTTCTCTGGTCCGTTGGATCATCGATCCACTCACGACGACTGCGGGAGTCGGCGGCACGACGTCGACCTCGACGCCTACAGGCGGAGGATCGCAATGA
- a CDS encoding prepilin-type N-terminal cleavage/methylation domain-containing protein produces MRSRGFTLVEIGLTLALMIVVGALVWPALDKPFAAERLRKAADQLRADLTRGRVAAMRSGKLQMLSFDSTTGRYRIGPADQPVTSPEVAAAAAAVARTLPEGIRIQQVAAIDDVTPAPQPAGFSQPSTPAVADVQSSTTIYFHPDGTTSSAQLTLVNEHTMFLRLELRGLTGATLVSELTSGELMNGGQAP; encoded by the coding sequence GTGCGCAGCCGCGGCTTCACGCTCGTCGAAATCGGGCTCACCCTCGCATTGATGATCGTCGTAGGGGCGCTCGTGTGGCCGGCGCTCGATAAGCCGTTCGCAGCGGAGCGACTTCGTAAAGCAGCCGACCAACTTCGTGCCGATCTGACGCGCGGACGCGTCGCGGCGATGCGTAGCGGCAAGCTGCAAATGCTCAGCTTCGATTCTACAACCGGCCGCTATCGTATCGGGCCGGCCGATCAACCAGTGACGAGCCCGGAAGTTGCCGCTGCCGCTGCCGCCGTTGCGAGGACCTTGCCCGAAGGGATTCGGATTCAGCAAGTCGCGGCGATCGACGACGTAACTCCAGCCCCGCAACCGGCCGGTTTCTCGCAGCCGAGCACTCCCGCCGTTGCCGACGTACAATCGTCGACGACCATTTACTTCCATCCCGACGGCACCACTTCGAGCGCTCAGCTTACGCTCGTCAACGAACATACGATGTTTCTAAGACTGGAGCTGCGCGGGCTCACCGGCGCGACTCTCGTAAGCGAGCTAACGAGCGGGGAGCTTATGAACGGGGGGCAAGCCCCATGA
- the gspG gene encoding type II secretion system major pseudopilin GspG has product MSMHVRLHRRRSRAGFTLMEVLLVLAILVILGSLVAMSFKNVISDSDVKATKSQIGLLETPINTYWMHTKHYPTSLQSLITAPADVDPTKWKGPYLDKGLPKDPWGGEYKIRAPGTYNPTSFDVWSAGPDAIDGTADDVGNWEQAAVK; this is encoded by the coding sequence ATGTCTATGCATGTTCGCCTTCACCGTCGTCGCTCGCGCGCCGGTTTCACGCTCATGGAAGTGCTGCTTGTGCTCGCGATTCTCGTGATCCTCGGCTCACTCGTCGCAATGTCGTTCAAGAACGTCATCAGCGACTCCGACGTCAAGGCGACGAAGAGCCAGATCGGCTTGCTCGAAACGCCGATCAACACCTATTGGATGCACACGAAGCATTACCCCACCTCGTTGCAATCGCTGATCACGGCTCCTGCCGACGTCGATCCGACGAAATGGAAAGGCCCTTATCTCGATAAAGGCCTGCCGAAAGATCCCTGGGGAGGCGAATATAAGATCCGTGCCCCCGGCACTTACAACCCGACGAGTTTCGACGTTTGGTCCGCCGGTCCCGACGCCATCGACGGCACCGCCGACGACGTCGGCAACTGGGAACAAGCGGCTGTGAAGTAG